In a genomic window of Glycine max cultivar Williams 82 chromosome 13, Glycine_max_v4.0, whole genome shotgun sequence:
- the LOC100808280 gene encoding root phototropism protein 3 isoform X1, whose product MWESESESAATHKYGGGLLTSTNHGVKTEGFVQRGHSWYVATDIPSDFLVQIGEANFHLHKYPLVSRSGKLSRVIYESHDPDLNKIVMDDIPGGEEAFELAAKFCYGIAVDLTAGNISGLRCAAEYLEMTEDLEEGNLIFKAEAFLSYVVLSSWRDSIVVLKSCEKLSPWAENLQIVRRCSESIAWKACANPKGIRWSYTGRTAKISSPKWNDMKDSSPSRNQQVPPDWWFEDASILRIDHFVRVITAIKVKGMRFELVGASIMHYATKWLPGLISDTATPGDEASNCSMSNSSSSGGGSWKSGLHMVVTGTKDDNTSSLQAKEQRMIIESLVSIIPPQKDSVSCSFLLRLLRMAIMLKVAPALVTELEKRVGMQFEQATLADLLIPSYNKGETMYDVDLVQRLLEHFIVQEQTESSSPSRNSFSDKQHMGMGMGMGCILNAKARVARLVDSYLTEVSRDRNLSLTKFQVLAEALPESARTCDDGLYRAIDSYLKQASCSHHKEGKS is encoded by the exons ATGTGGGAATCTGAGAGTGAGTCGGCTGCAACACACAAATATGGGGGTGGACTTCTCACTTCAACTAACCATGGTGTCAAGACAGAAGGATTTGTGCAAAGAGGCCACTCTTG GTATGTTGCTACTGATATTCCAAGTGACTTTCTTGTTCAAATTGGAGAAGCTAACTTTCACTTGCACAAG TATCCCTTGGTATCTCGAAGTGGAAAGCTGAGTAGAGTCATATACGAATCCCACGACCCAGATTTGAATAAGATAGTTATGGatgatatccctggtggggaaGAGGCTTTTGAGCTTGCGGCCAAGTTCTGCTATGGAATTGCTGTTGATTTAACAGCAGGCAACATCTCAGGCCTAAGATGTGCGGCAGAGTACCTTGAAATGACTGAGGACCTTGAGGAAGGGAATCTTATATTCAAGGCAGAAGCATTCCTTAGCTATGTTGTTTTGTCTTCATGGAGAGACTCCATAGTAGTGTTGAAAAGCTGCGAGAAGCTGTCACCTTGGGCGgaaaaccttcaaattgttcGCAGATGCAGCGAGTCCATCGCTTGGAAAGCTTGTGCCAATCCCAAAGGGATAAGGTGGTCCTACACTGGAAGAACTGCAAAAATTTCTAGCCCAAAATGGAATGATATGAAGGACTCAAGCCCAAGTAGGAACCAGCAGGTTCCTCCAGATTGGTGGTTTGAAGATGCCTCAATCCTTAGGATTGATCACTTTGTTAGAGTCATCACTGCCATCAAGGTAAAGGGCATGAGATTTGAATTGGTTGGTGCTTCAATAATGCATTATGCAACTAAGTGGCTACCGGGATTGATTAGTGACACAGCAACCCCTGGTGATGAAGCAAGCAACTGCAGCATGAGTAACAGTAGTAGTAGTGGCGGCGGTAGCTGGAAAAGTGGACTTCATATGGTTGTGACTGGAACAAAAGATGACAACACTTCAAGTCTTCAAGCTAAAGAGCAAAGGATGATCATAGAGAGCCTTGTCAGCATTATTCCACCTCAGAAGGACAGTGTCTCATGCAGCTTCCTTCTTAGGCTGCTGAGAATGGCAATCATGTTAAAGGTTGCACCTGCACTGGTCACTGAGTTAGAGAAAAGGGTGGGAATGCAGTTTGAGCAGGCTACACTGGCTGATCTTTTGATTCCTTCTTATAATAAAGGAGAGACTATGTATGATGTGGATCTTGTTCAGAGGCTGTTAGAGCATTTTATTGTTCAGGAACAGACTGAAAGTTCAAGTCCAAGCAGAAATTCCTTTTCTGATAAACAGCATATGGGAATGGGAATGGGAATGGGATGCATCCTAAATGCCAAGGCAAGAGTGGCAAGGCTTGTTGACAGTTATCTTACAGAGGTGTCCAGAGATAGGAACCTTTCCCTTACCAAGTTTCAGGTACTTGCAGAGGCTTTGCCTGAGTCAGCTAGGACCTGTGATGATGGACTTTACAGAGCAATTGATTCCTATCTTAAG CAGGCTTCTTGTTCTCATCACAAAGAAGGGAAAAGTTGA
- the LOC100808280 gene encoding root phototropism protein 3 isoform X2, translated as MWESESESAATHKYGGGLLTSTNHGVKTEGFVQRGHSWYVATDIPSDFLVQIGEANFHLHKYPLVSRSGKLSRVIYESHDPDLNKIVMDDIPGGEEAFELAAKFCYGIAVDLTAGNISGLRCAAEYLEMTEDLEEGNLIFKAEAFLSYVVLSSWRDSIVVLKSCEKLSPWAENLQIVRRCSESIAWKACANPKGIRWSYTGRTAKISSPKWNDMKDSSPSRNQQVPPDWWFEDASILRIDHFVRVITAIKVKGMRFELVGASIMHYATKWLPGLISDTATPGDEASNCSMSNSSSSGGGSWKSGLHMVVTGTKDDNTSSLQAKEQRMIIESLVSIIPPQKDSVSCSFLLRLLRMAIMLKVAPALVTELEKRVGMQFEQATLADLLIPSYNKGETMYDVDLVQRLLEHFIVQEQTESSSPSRNSFSDKQHMGMGMGMGCILNAKARVARLVDSYLTEVSRDRNLSLTKFQVLAEALPESARTCDDGLYRAIDSYLKASCSHHKEGKS; from the exons ATGTGGGAATCTGAGAGTGAGTCGGCTGCAACACACAAATATGGGGGTGGACTTCTCACTTCAACTAACCATGGTGTCAAGACAGAAGGATTTGTGCAAAGAGGCCACTCTTG GTATGTTGCTACTGATATTCCAAGTGACTTTCTTGTTCAAATTGGAGAAGCTAACTTTCACTTGCACAAG TATCCCTTGGTATCTCGAAGTGGAAAGCTGAGTAGAGTCATATACGAATCCCACGACCCAGATTTGAATAAGATAGTTATGGatgatatccctggtggggaaGAGGCTTTTGAGCTTGCGGCCAAGTTCTGCTATGGAATTGCTGTTGATTTAACAGCAGGCAACATCTCAGGCCTAAGATGTGCGGCAGAGTACCTTGAAATGACTGAGGACCTTGAGGAAGGGAATCTTATATTCAAGGCAGAAGCATTCCTTAGCTATGTTGTTTTGTCTTCATGGAGAGACTCCATAGTAGTGTTGAAAAGCTGCGAGAAGCTGTCACCTTGGGCGgaaaaccttcaaattgttcGCAGATGCAGCGAGTCCATCGCTTGGAAAGCTTGTGCCAATCCCAAAGGGATAAGGTGGTCCTACACTGGAAGAACTGCAAAAATTTCTAGCCCAAAATGGAATGATATGAAGGACTCAAGCCCAAGTAGGAACCAGCAGGTTCCTCCAGATTGGTGGTTTGAAGATGCCTCAATCCTTAGGATTGATCACTTTGTTAGAGTCATCACTGCCATCAAGGTAAAGGGCATGAGATTTGAATTGGTTGGTGCTTCAATAATGCATTATGCAACTAAGTGGCTACCGGGATTGATTAGTGACACAGCAACCCCTGGTGATGAAGCAAGCAACTGCAGCATGAGTAACAGTAGTAGTAGTGGCGGCGGTAGCTGGAAAAGTGGACTTCATATGGTTGTGACTGGAACAAAAGATGACAACACTTCAAGTCTTCAAGCTAAAGAGCAAAGGATGATCATAGAGAGCCTTGTCAGCATTATTCCACCTCAGAAGGACAGTGTCTCATGCAGCTTCCTTCTTAGGCTGCTGAGAATGGCAATCATGTTAAAGGTTGCACCTGCACTGGTCACTGAGTTAGAGAAAAGGGTGGGAATGCAGTTTGAGCAGGCTACACTGGCTGATCTTTTGATTCCTTCTTATAATAAAGGAGAGACTATGTATGATGTGGATCTTGTTCAGAGGCTGTTAGAGCATTTTATTGTTCAGGAACAGACTGAAAGTTCAAGTCCAAGCAGAAATTCCTTTTCTGATAAACAGCATATGGGAATGGGAATGGGAATGGGATGCATCCTAAATGCCAAGGCAAGAGTGGCAAGGCTTGTTGACAGTTATCTTACAGAGGTGTCCAGAGATAGGAACCTTTCCCTTACCAAGTTTCAGGTACTTGCAGAGGCTTTGCCTGAGTCAGCTAGGACCTGTGATGATGGACTTTACAGAGCAATTGATTCCTATCTTAAG GCTTCTTGTTCTCATCACAAAGAAGGGAAAAGTTGA